One Vicinamibacteria bacterium genomic window, CGACGCCATACCCCGTAAGGATGCTCGCGGTCCTGCCAGGTGTTATAGACGTGATCACCCATCGGCGACGCGAAAGGAATGCGTCCCGGGTCCGTGAGGATCGCCGCCGCTTCGGTCTCGTAGCGCGCGAACCGCGGATCGGCGCCGAGCTCCGACAGAGTCCGGTCGTTCTGATCCGCCACCCAGGCCAGCGCGCGCTCGCCCGCGCTGTCTTCGAGCCAGAGCGCTTCGTCGGGGGCCGGCTCGGTGCAGGCGAGCAGCAGCGTAAGGGCCGACGCGAGAAGAAGGGCAAGCGTTCGGTAACTCATGCGAGGCATTCTACGCCAGCATCGGGGCGGACCAAGTGCGTGACACCCGTCGGTGCGGA contains:
- a CDS encoding S9 family peptidase, which translates into the protein MSYRTLALLLASALTLLLACTEPAPDEALWLEDSAGERALAWVADQNDRTLSELGADPRFARYETEAAAILTDPGRIPFASPMGDHVYNTWQDREHPYGVWRR